The Malus domestica chromosome 10, GDT2T_hap1 genome contains a region encoding:
- the LOC103410611 gene encoding probable leucine-rich repeat receptor-like serine/threonine-protein kinase At3g14840 isoform X7, whose product MSLENNQFSGTVPPELGKLVNLNNLILNANNLTGELPVALTNLTKLTELRISMNNFTGRIPNFIQSWKQLKKLEIQASGLQGPIPSSISGLSNLAELRRISDIDGGGSEFPPLSSMTNMNSLMLRSCNLSGSIPDYISAMTTLKILDLSFNRLEGNIPDNIGTLTNLQYLYLTSNLLHGSIPDWIKSRDSHYQIDVSYNNFSVNSEPASCRETLNLFKSFTAQDNSLFGECLNSYPCPKDRYSLHINCGGTATTVGGVDFEADTDLGGPAKFVPVRPMWGISTTGHFWDANPTSNDYIANNISILGMDNSELYTNARLSPLSLTYYARCLGNGNYTVRLHFSEIIIRDNRSFYSLGRRIFDVYIQEKLVWKDFDIEEEAQGVDRVVIKELKAVQVKDKTLLIRLKWSGKGTTASPKRGTYGPLISAISMDSEFKPPQESKNKVSIIVGASVGGSVLGLIFLVLGILWWNDCFDSRTSREKALRGLDLQTGFFTFRQIKAATNNFNPKNKIGEGGFGSVYKGTLLDGTIIAVKQLSSKSKQGNREFVNEIGMISGLHHPNLVRLYGCCIESNQLLLVYEYMENNSLAHTLFGPEDGPLNMDWPTRQKICIGIARGLSFLHEESTLKIVHRDIKATNILLDRDLNPKISDFGLAKLDEEENTHISTRVAGTVGYMAPEYALWGYLTDKADVYSFGVVALEIVAGKNNMKYRPNQNFVCLVDWALVLQQKGNLMDLVDPRLGSQFSKEEAIRMVKVALLCTNPAPALRPTMSAVVRMLEGETAVHELIMDPSIYGDEMRLTAVRNQFDQIAQESSSGTQSRLRSSDSTWIGSSATAMSSDLYKVSSGSY is encoded by the exons AT GAGCTTAGAGAATAACCAGTTTTCTGGAACTGTTCCTCCTGAGCTTGGGAAATTGGTTAACTTGAATAATCT CATTCTGAATGCAAACAATCTCACAGGAGAGCTGCCGGTGGCTCTAACTAATCTGACTAAGTTAACAGAACT TAGGATTAGCATGAATAACTTCACTGGAAGAATACCAAATTTTATTCAAAGCTGGAAGCAACTTAAGAAACT AGAGATCCAAGCTAGTGGTCTCCAAGGGCCCATTCCTTCTAGCATTTCTGGCTTGAGTAATTTAGCAGAGCT CAGAAGGATCAGCGATATCGATGGAGGGGGTTCAGAATTTCCGCCCTTGAGTAGTATGACAAACATGAATAGTTT AATGTTGAGGAGCTGCAACTTATCCGGAAGTATCCCTGATTATATATCAGCCATGACAACACTGAAAATATT AGATCTGAGCTTCAACAGGCTGGAGGGGAACATTCCTGATAATATTGGAACTCTGACAAACCTGCAGTACTT GTATCTCACAAGTAACTTGCTCCACGGGTCTATTCCGGACTGGATCAAGAGCAGAGATAGTCATTA CCAGATAGATGTTTCTTACAATAATTTTTCTGTGAATTCTGAGCCTGCTTCGTGTAGAGAGACCCT GAACTTGTTCAAAAGCTTTACAGCACAAGACAACTC ATTATTTGGAGAGTGTCTGAATAGCTATCCATGTCCTAAAG ATCGATATTCATTACACATAAATTGTGGTGGAACGGCAACCACTGTTGGAGGAGTTGACTTTGAAGCGGATACAGACTTGGGAGGTCCAGCAAAGTTCGTTCCAGTGAGACCTATGTGGGGAATCAGTACCACCGGACATTTCTGGGATGCTAACCCCACCTCTAATGACTACATTGCAAATAACATATCGATACTTGGAATGGACAACTCTGAGTTGTACACAAATGCACGCCTATCGCCTCTTTCTCTCACTTATTATGCACGCTGCCTCGGAAATGGAAATTATACTGTGAGACTTCACTTTTCGGAGATAATAATCAGAGACAACAGATCTTTCTATAGTCTTGGAAGACGGATATTTGATGTGTATATTCAG GAGAAACTAGTATGGAAGGATTTTGACATCGAAGAGGAAGCACAAGGGGTTGATAGGGTAGTCATTAAGGAACTTAAAGCAGTTCAGGTTAAGGATAAAACTTTATTGATCCGGCTTAAGTGGTCTGGGAAAGGGACAACAGCTTCCCCAAAGAGAGGAACTTATGGTCCTCTTATATCAGCTATCTCCATGGACTCTG AATTCAAGCCTCCTCAAGaaagcaaaaacaaagtaaGTATTATTGTTGGAGCATCAGTTGGAGGTTCAGTTTTGGGCctcattttcttggttttaggcATTCTTTGGTGGAATGACTGTTTCGATAGCAGGACGTCAAGGGAAAAAG CTTTGAGAGGACTGGATCTGCAAACTGGTTTTTTCACCTTTAGACAAATCAAAGCTGCCACTAACAACTTCAATCCTAAAAACAAAATTGGGGAAGGCGGTTTTGGGTCTGTCTACAAG GGTACATTGTTGGATGGAACTATAATCGCGGTTAAGCAACTATCTTCAAAATCAAAGCAAGGAAATCGTGAGTTTGtcaatgaaataggcatgataTCTGGTTTACATCATCCAAATCTTGTCAGATTGTATGGATGTTGTATCGAATCAAATCAGTTACTGTTAGTGTATGAATACATGGAAAACAATAGCCTTGCACATACGTTGTTCG GTCCAGAGGATGGTCCATTAAATATGGATTGGCCTACAAGGCAGAAAATATGCATAGGCATAGCAAGAGGTTTGTCCTTTTTGCATGAGGAATCAACGCTAAAGATTGTGCATAGAGACATCAAAGCGACAAATATCTTACTAGACCGAGACCTTAACCCTAAGATCTCCGACTTTGGTTTGGCCAAGCTCGATGAAGAGGAGAACACCCACATTAGCACTAGAGTGGCCGGAACTGT AGGATACATGGCGCCGGAATATGCACTATGGGGTTACTTAACCGACAAAGCAGATGTGTACAGCTTCGGCGTTGTTGCGTTGGAGATTGTTGCTGGAAAGAACAACATGAAGTATAGACCAAATCAGAATTTTGTATGCCTTGTGGATTGG GCCCTTGTCTTGcaacaaaaaggaaatttaATGGACCTGGTGGATCCTAGGTTGGGGTCCCAATTCAGCAAGGAAGAGGCGATTCGAATGGTGAAGGTGGCGCTGCTATGCACCAATCCGGCGCCCGCTTTGAGGCCTACAATGTCTGCAGTTGTGAGAATGCTTGAAGGGGAGACTGCTGTGCATGAATTGATCATGGATCCGAGTATATACGGCGACGAAATGAGGCTAACGGCCGTGAGAAACCAGTTTGATCAGATTGCACAAGAGAGCTCAAGTGGAACTCAGAGCCGCCTTCGTTCTTCTGATTCAACATGGATTGGTTCTTCTGCTACCGCTATGTCTTCTGATCTCTACAAAGTTAGTTCCGGTTCTTATTAA
- the LOC103410611 gene encoding probable leucine-rich repeat receptor-like serine/threonine-protein kinase At3g14840 isoform X1 gives MLKAKKKMAEFDIGILLVICFCCILTLKVEAQSQSVRLAPTEVEALKEIATQIGKQDWNFSIDPCSNDTNWATPKSDNLPLYNNTVICNCSYPDGYCHVVSIFLKGQDLAGVVPPSVAKLPYLKIVDFTRNYLSGTIPSEWASTKLEYVSITVNNLTGPIPGYLGNITTLIYMSLENNQFSGTVPPELGKLVNLNNLILNANNLTGELPVALTNLTKLTELRISMNNFTGRIPNFIQSWKQLKKLEIQASGLQGPIPSSISGLSNLAELRRISDIDGGGSEFPPLSSMTNMNSLMLRSCNLSGSIPDYISAMTTLKILDLSFNRLEGNIPDNIGTLTNLQYLYLTSNLLHGSIPDWIKSRDSHYQIDVSYNNFSVNSEPASCRETLNLFKSFTAQDNSLFGECLNSYPCPKDRYSLHINCGGTATTVGGVDFEADTDLGGPAKFVPVRPMWGISTTGHFWDANPTSNDYIANNISILGMDNSELYTNARLSPLSLTYYARCLGNGNYTVRLHFSEIIIRDNRSFYSLGRRIFDVYIQEKLVWKDFDIEEEAQGVDRVVIKELKAVQVKDKTLLIRLKWSGKGTTASPKRGTYGPLISAISMDSEFKPPQESKNKVSIIVGASVGGSVLGLIFLVLGILWWNDCFDSRTSREKALRGLDLQTGFFTFRQIKAATNNFNPKNKIGEGGFGSVYKGTLLDGTIIAVKQLSSKSKQGNREFVNEIGMISGLHHPNLVRLYGCCIESNQLLLVYEYMENNSLAHTLFGPEDGPLNMDWPTRQKICIGIARGLSFLHEESTLKIVHRDIKATNILLDRDLNPKISDFGLAKLDEEENTHISTRVAGTVGYMAPEYALWGYLTDKADVYSFGVVALEIVAGKNNMKYRPNQNFVCLVDWALVLQQKGNLMDLVDPRLGSQFSKEEAIRMVKVALLCTNPAPALRPTMSAVVRMLEGETAVHELIMDPSIYGDEMRLTAVRNQFDQIAQESSSGTQSRLRSSDSTWIGSSATAMSSDLYKVSSGSY, from the exons TTGGGATCTTATTGGTCATCTGCTTTTGCTGCATATTAACACTCAAAGTTGAAGCTCAATCGCAATCTGTACGTCTTGCTCCCACTGAAG TGGAAGCTCTAAAAGAAATAGCTACACAAATTGGAAAACAAGACTGGAACTTCAGCATAGACCCATGCAGCAATGACACAAATTGGGCTACCCCAAAATCTGATAACTTGCCTCTCTACAATAACACTGTCATCTGCAACTGCTCCTACCCTGATGGTTATTGCCACGTTGTCAGCAT TTTTCTCAAAGGACAAGATCTTGCGGGTGTAGTTCCACCATCTGTTGCAAAATTACCCTATCTAAAAATTGT TGATTTCACCCGGAACTACCTCAGTGGTACTATACCGAGTGAATGGGCTTCTACAAAGTTGGAATATGT ATCCATTACCGTAAACAACTTAACGGGACCAATCCCTGGCTACTTGGGAAACATTACCACCCTAATATACAT GAGCTTAGAGAATAACCAGTTTTCTGGAACTGTTCCTCCTGAGCTTGGGAAATTGGTTAACTTGAATAATCT CATTCTGAATGCAAACAATCTCACAGGAGAGCTGCCGGTGGCTCTAACTAATCTGACTAAGTTAACAGAACT TAGGATTAGCATGAATAACTTCACTGGAAGAATACCAAATTTTATTCAAAGCTGGAAGCAACTTAAGAAACT AGAGATCCAAGCTAGTGGTCTCCAAGGGCCCATTCCTTCTAGCATTTCTGGCTTGAGTAATTTAGCAGAGCT CAGAAGGATCAGCGATATCGATGGAGGGGGTTCAGAATTTCCGCCCTTGAGTAGTATGACAAACATGAATAGTTT AATGTTGAGGAGCTGCAACTTATCCGGAAGTATCCCTGATTATATATCAGCCATGACAACACTGAAAATATT AGATCTGAGCTTCAACAGGCTGGAGGGGAACATTCCTGATAATATTGGAACTCTGACAAACCTGCAGTACTT GTATCTCACAAGTAACTTGCTCCACGGGTCTATTCCGGACTGGATCAAGAGCAGAGATAGTCATTA CCAGATAGATGTTTCTTACAATAATTTTTCTGTGAATTCTGAGCCTGCTTCGTGTAGAGAGACCCT GAACTTGTTCAAAAGCTTTACAGCACAAGACAACTC ATTATTTGGAGAGTGTCTGAATAGCTATCCATGTCCTAAAG ATCGATATTCATTACACATAAATTGTGGTGGAACGGCAACCACTGTTGGAGGAGTTGACTTTGAAGCGGATACAGACTTGGGAGGTCCAGCAAAGTTCGTTCCAGTGAGACCTATGTGGGGAATCAGTACCACCGGACATTTCTGGGATGCTAACCCCACCTCTAATGACTACATTGCAAATAACATATCGATACTTGGAATGGACAACTCTGAGTTGTACACAAATGCACGCCTATCGCCTCTTTCTCTCACTTATTATGCACGCTGCCTCGGAAATGGAAATTATACTGTGAGACTTCACTTTTCGGAGATAATAATCAGAGACAACAGATCTTTCTATAGTCTTGGAAGACGGATATTTGATGTGTATATTCAG GAGAAACTAGTATGGAAGGATTTTGACATCGAAGAGGAAGCACAAGGGGTTGATAGGGTAGTCATTAAGGAACTTAAAGCAGTTCAGGTTAAGGATAAAACTTTATTGATCCGGCTTAAGTGGTCTGGGAAAGGGACAACAGCTTCCCCAAAGAGAGGAACTTATGGTCCTCTTATATCAGCTATCTCCATGGACTCTG AATTCAAGCCTCCTCAAGaaagcaaaaacaaagtaaGTATTATTGTTGGAGCATCAGTTGGAGGTTCAGTTTTGGGCctcattttcttggttttaggcATTCTTTGGTGGAATGACTGTTTCGATAGCAGGACGTCAAGGGAAAAAG CTTTGAGAGGACTGGATCTGCAAACTGGTTTTTTCACCTTTAGACAAATCAAAGCTGCCACTAACAACTTCAATCCTAAAAACAAAATTGGGGAAGGCGGTTTTGGGTCTGTCTACAAG GGTACATTGTTGGATGGAACTATAATCGCGGTTAAGCAACTATCTTCAAAATCAAAGCAAGGAAATCGTGAGTTTGtcaatgaaataggcatgataTCTGGTTTACATCATCCAAATCTTGTCAGATTGTATGGATGTTGTATCGAATCAAATCAGTTACTGTTAGTGTATGAATACATGGAAAACAATAGCCTTGCACATACGTTGTTCG GTCCAGAGGATGGTCCATTAAATATGGATTGGCCTACAAGGCAGAAAATATGCATAGGCATAGCAAGAGGTTTGTCCTTTTTGCATGAGGAATCAACGCTAAAGATTGTGCATAGAGACATCAAAGCGACAAATATCTTACTAGACCGAGACCTTAACCCTAAGATCTCCGACTTTGGTTTGGCCAAGCTCGATGAAGAGGAGAACACCCACATTAGCACTAGAGTGGCCGGAACTGT AGGATACATGGCGCCGGAATATGCACTATGGGGTTACTTAACCGACAAAGCAGATGTGTACAGCTTCGGCGTTGTTGCGTTGGAGATTGTTGCTGGAAAGAACAACATGAAGTATAGACCAAATCAGAATTTTGTATGCCTTGTGGATTGG GCCCTTGTCTTGcaacaaaaaggaaatttaATGGACCTGGTGGATCCTAGGTTGGGGTCCCAATTCAGCAAGGAAGAGGCGATTCGAATGGTGAAGGTGGCGCTGCTATGCACCAATCCGGCGCCCGCTTTGAGGCCTACAATGTCTGCAGTTGTGAGAATGCTTGAAGGGGAGACTGCTGTGCATGAATTGATCATGGATCCGAGTATATACGGCGACGAAATGAGGCTAACGGCCGTGAGAAACCAGTTTGATCAGATTGCACAAGAGAGCTCAAGTGGAACTCAGAGCCGCCTTCGTTCTTCTGATTCAACATGGATTGGTTCTTCTGCTACCGCTATGTCTTCTGATCTCTACAAAGTTAGTTCCGGTTCTTATTAA
- the LOC103410611 gene encoding probable leucine-rich repeat receptor-like serine/threonine-protein kinase At3g14840 isoform X5: MLKAKKKMAEFDIGILLVICFCCILTLKVEAQSQSVRLAPTEVEALKEIATQIGKQDWNFSIDPCSNDTNWATPKSDNLPLYNNTVICNCSYPDGYCHVVSIFLKGQDLAGVVPPSVAKLPYLKIVDFTRNYLSGTIPSEWASTKLEYVSITVNNLTGPIPGYLGNITTLIYMSLENNQFSGTVPPELGKLVNLNNLILNANNLTGELPVALTNLTKLTELRISMNNFTGRIPNFIQSWKQLKKLEIQASGLQGPIPSSISGLSNLAELRISDIDGGGSEFPPLSSMTNMNSLDLSFNRLEGNIPDNIGTLTNLQYLYLTSNLLHGSIPDWIKSRDSHYQIDVSYNNFSVNSEPASCRETLNLFKSFTAQDNSLFGECLNSYPCPKDRYSLHINCGGTATTVGGVDFEADTDLGGPAKFVPVRPMWGISTTGHFWDANPTSNDYIANNISILGMDNSELYTNARLSPLSLTYYARCLGNGNYTVRLHFSEIIIRDNRSFYSLGRRIFDVYIQEKLVWKDFDIEEEAQGVDRVVIKELKAVQVKDKTLLIRLKWSGKGTTASPKRGTYGPLISAISMDSEFKPPQESKNKVSIIVGASVGGSVLGLIFLVLGILWWNDCFDSRTSREKALRGLDLQTGFFTFRQIKAATNNFNPKNKIGEGGFGSVYKGTLLDGTIIAVKQLSSKSKQGNREFVNEIGMISGLHHPNLVRLYGCCIESNQLLLVYEYMENNSLAHTLFGPEDGPLNMDWPTRQKICIGIARGLSFLHEESTLKIVHRDIKATNILLDRDLNPKISDFGLAKLDEEENTHISTRVAGTVGYMAPEYALWGYLTDKADVYSFGVVALEIVAGKNNMKYRPNQNFVCLVDWALVLQQKGNLMDLVDPRLGSQFSKEEAIRMVKVALLCTNPAPALRPTMSAVVRMLEGETAVHELIMDPSIYGDEMRLTAVRNQFDQIAQESSSGTQSRLRSSDSTWIGSSATAMSSDLYKVSSGSY; this comes from the exons TTGGGATCTTATTGGTCATCTGCTTTTGCTGCATATTAACACTCAAAGTTGAAGCTCAATCGCAATCTGTACGTCTTGCTCCCACTGAAG TGGAAGCTCTAAAAGAAATAGCTACACAAATTGGAAAACAAGACTGGAACTTCAGCATAGACCCATGCAGCAATGACACAAATTGGGCTACCCCAAAATCTGATAACTTGCCTCTCTACAATAACACTGTCATCTGCAACTGCTCCTACCCTGATGGTTATTGCCACGTTGTCAGCAT TTTTCTCAAAGGACAAGATCTTGCGGGTGTAGTTCCACCATCTGTTGCAAAATTACCCTATCTAAAAATTGT TGATTTCACCCGGAACTACCTCAGTGGTACTATACCGAGTGAATGGGCTTCTACAAAGTTGGAATATGT ATCCATTACCGTAAACAACTTAACGGGACCAATCCCTGGCTACTTGGGAAACATTACCACCCTAATATACAT GAGCTTAGAGAATAACCAGTTTTCTGGAACTGTTCCTCCTGAGCTTGGGAAATTGGTTAACTTGAATAATCT CATTCTGAATGCAAACAATCTCACAGGAGAGCTGCCGGTGGCTCTAACTAATCTGACTAAGTTAACAGAACT TAGGATTAGCATGAATAACTTCACTGGAAGAATACCAAATTTTATTCAAAGCTGGAAGCAACTTAAGAAACT AGAGATCCAAGCTAGTGGTCTCCAAGGGCCCATTCCTTCTAGCATTTCTGGCTTGAGTAATTTAGCAGAGCT AAGGATCAGCGATATCGATGGAGGGGGTTCAGAATTTCCGCCCTTGAGTAGTATGACAAACATGAATAGTTT AGATCTGAGCTTCAACAGGCTGGAGGGGAACATTCCTGATAATATTGGAACTCTGACAAACCTGCAGTACTT GTATCTCACAAGTAACTTGCTCCACGGGTCTATTCCGGACTGGATCAAGAGCAGAGATAGTCATTA CCAGATAGATGTTTCTTACAATAATTTTTCTGTGAATTCTGAGCCTGCTTCGTGTAGAGAGACCCT GAACTTGTTCAAAAGCTTTACAGCACAAGACAACTC ATTATTTGGAGAGTGTCTGAATAGCTATCCATGTCCTAAAG ATCGATATTCATTACACATAAATTGTGGTGGAACGGCAACCACTGTTGGAGGAGTTGACTTTGAAGCGGATACAGACTTGGGAGGTCCAGCAAAGTTCGTTCCAGTGAGACCTATGTGGGGAATCAGTACCACCGGACATTTCTGGGATGCTAACCCCACCTCTAATGACTACATTGCAAATAACATATCGATACTTGGAATGGACAACTCTGAGTTGTACACAAATGCACGCCTATCGCCTCTTTCTCTCACTTATTATGCACGCTGCCTCGGAAATGGAAATTATACTGTGAGACTTCACTTTTCGGAGATAATAATCAGAGACAACAGATCTTTCTATAGTCTTGGAAGACGGATATTTGATGTGTATATTCAG GAGAAACTAGTATGGAAGGATTTTGACATCGAAGAGGAAGCACAAGGGGTTGATAGGGTAGTCATTAAGGAACTTAAAGCAGTTCAGGTTAAGGATAAAACTTTATTGATCCGGCTTAAGTGGTCTGGGAAAGGGACAACAGCTTCCCCAAAGAGAGGAACTTATGGTCCTCTTATATCAGCTATCTCCATGGACTCTG AATTCAAGCCTCCTCAAGaaagcaaaaacaaagtaaGTATTATTGTTGGAGCATCAGTTGGAGGTTCAGTTTTGGGCctcattttcttggttttaggcATTCTTTGGTGGAATGACTGTTTCGATAGCAGGACGTCAAGGGAAAAAG CTTTGAGAGGACTGGATCTGCAAACTGGTTTTTTCACCTTTAGACAAATCAAAGCTGCCACTAACAACTTCAATCCTAAAAACAAAATTGGGGAAGGCGGTTTTGGGTCTGTCTACAAG GGTACATTGTTGGATGGAACTATAATCGCGGTTAAGCAACTATCTTCAAAATCAAAGCAAGGAAATCGTGAGTTTGtcaatgaaataggcatgataTCTGGTTTACATCATCCAAATCTTGTCAGATTGTATGGATGTTGTATCGAATCAAATCAGTTACTGTTAGTGTATGAATACATGGAAAACAATAGCCTTGCACATACGTTGTTCG GTCCAGAGGATGGTCCATTAAATATGGATTGGCCTACAAGGCAGAAAATATGCATAGGCATAGCAAGAGGTTTGTCCTTTTTGCATGAGGAATCAACGCTAAAGATTGTGCATAGAGACATCAAAGCGACAAATATCTTACTAGACCGAGACCTTAACCCTAAGATCTCCGACTTTGGTTTGGCCAAGCTCGATGAAGAGGAGAACACCCACATTAGCACTAGAGTGGCCGGAACTGT AGGATACATGGCGCCGGAATATGCACTATGGGGTTACTTAACCGACAAAGCAGATGTGTACAGCTTCGGCGTTGTTGCGTTGGAGATTGTTGCTGGAAAGAACAACATGAAGTATAGACCAAATCAGAATTTTGTATGCCTTGTGGATTGG GCCCTTGTCTTGcaacaaaaaggaaatttaATGGACCTGGTGGATCCTAGGTTGGGGTCCCAATTCAGCAAGGAAGAGGCGATTCGAATGGTGAAGGTGGCGCTGCTATGCACCAATCCGGCGCCCGCTTTGAGGCCTACAATGTCTGCAGTTGTGAGAATGCTTGAAGGGGAGACTGCTGTGCATGAATTGATCATGGATCCGAGTATATACGGCGACGAAATGAGGCTAACGGCCGTGAGAAACCAGTTTGATCAGATTGCACAAGAGAGCTCAAGTGGAACTCAGAGCCGCCTTCGTTCTTCTGATTCAACATGGATTGGTTCTTCTGCTACCGCTATGTCTTCTGATCTCTACAAAGTTAGTTCCGGTTCTTATTAA